The segment GGATTGAAAAAGAACTGTTTCCCTGGCTACCAGCCTTGGCGGAGGCGGTGCTCCAATGGTTTAATATCCCCTATGTCGTTGACTACGACGATGCGGTATTTCACCGTTATGATCTGCATTCGAATGTGTTAGTTCGTTCATTCTTGGGCCGTAAAATAGATAAAGTTATGCGCCGAGCTGCTTTGGTGTTAGTTGGTAATGACTATCTGGCAGAGCGCGCTTATCGGGCTGGTGCGAAACGTGTGGAGTATCTGCCTACTGTAATTGATTTGAACCGTTACAATGTAGTGGATAAAGCTGGTGACACAAGTTTTAACATCGGCTGGATCGGTTCCCCTGCCACAGCAAAATACCTTAACTTGGTGCACCCGGCACTTGCTGAGGTTTGCAGGAAAAGAAATACTCGTTTGGTTTTGGTGGGTTCGGGCGAAATTAAACTGGAAAATGTGCCTATAATGCTACGTAGCTGGTCAGAAGAGACTGAAGTGGCTGACATTCAAAGTTTTGATGTGGGTATCATGCCTCTGCCAGATGAACCATGGGAACGGGGAAAATGTGGTTACAAACTTATTCAATATATGGCATGCGGCGTACCGGTTGTAGCCTCGCCGGTTGGAGTAAACAAGCAAATTGTTGAAAACGGGGTAAACGGCTATTTGTGTCAAACCACAATAGACTGGGTTAATGCCCTAACTACTTTGCGCGATATTCCGGAGTTAAGAGTTAAAATGGGTAGAGCAGGGCGAATAAAAGTTGGGAAGAAATATTGCACACAGGTTACAGCGCCACGACTGGTTGCTTTGCTGCATTCGATAGGAGGAGTGGGCTAATGTGTGGTATAGCAGGTTTTTTAGGCACTAACACAACTTATAGCAAGCAAGCATTGAAAGAAATGACTTCTTTACTGAAACATCGCGGTCCGGACGGAGAAGGTTTTTATTTTGATGATTTTGTAGCACTGGGACACCGGCGGCTGTCTATTATCGATCTTGAGGGAGGCCAACAGCCTATAACTAATGAGGATGGTTCTGTGGTAACGATCTTAAACGGCGAGATTTATAATTACATTGAGTTGCGTCAAGAACTACTGAAAAAAGGTCATCGTTTTTCTACAAAAACAGATACCGAATGTTTGGTACATTTATACGAAGAATACGGAGTAGATTTTCTTCGGTTTTTGAGGGGTATGTACGCTTTGGCTTTGTGGGATAAA is part of the Bacillota bacterium genome and harbors:
- a CDS encoding glycosyltransferase family 4 protein, whose amino-acid sequence is MKVLLLSRYTRLGASSRVRFYQYIPYLKEQGIEVTVSPLFGDDYIKNLYSGNKKCFGSIIAAYFRRLGVLLKSRRFDLLWIEKELFPWLPALAEAVLQWFNIPYVVDYDDAVFHRYDLHSNVLVRSFLGRKIDKVMRRAALVLVGNDYLAERAYRAGAKRVEYLPTVIDLNRYNVVDKAGDTSFNIGWIGSPATAKYLNLVHPALAEVCRKRNTRLVLVGSGEIKLENVPIMLRSWSEETEVADIQSFDVGIMPLPDEPWERGKCGYKLIQYMACGVPVVASPVGVNKQIVENGVNGYLCQTTIDWVNALTTLRDIPELRVKMGRAGRIKVGKKYCTQVTAPRLVALLHSIGGVG